Proteins from one Fragaria vesca subsp. vesca linkage group LG6, FraVesHawaii_1.0, whole genome shotgun sequence genomic window:
- the LOC101309558 gene encoding high mobility group B protein 1-like: MRPAKAKGGARALKPVDDGRVGKRKAAAPVDKGGKGKAKQTKKAKKDPNKPKKPPSAFFVFLAEFRVDFKKKNPNVKGVAAVGKAGGEKWRSMTDAEKAPYEAQSAKAKTEYEKQMKIYDKKQSAPDDGDEESERSRSEVHDEDDEASGEEAQPKAEEAEEEEVDDEDEGEDEGEDEEDDD; this comes from the exons ATGAGACCTGCCAAGGCTAAGGGGGGAGCAAGAGCCCTGAAACCTGTCGACGATGG GAGAGTTGGTAAACGAAAGGCTGCTGCTCCAGTTGATAAGGGTGGCAAAGGAAAGGCCAAGCAGACGAAGAAGGCCAAGAAAGACCCCAACAAGCCTAAGAAGCCACCTAGTGCCTTTTTTGTGTTCCT TGCTGAGTTCAGGGTAGATTTCAAGAAAAAGAACCCCAATGTGAAAGGGGTAGCAGCT GTTGGAAAAGCTGGAGGAGAGAAGTGGAGATCTATGACTGATGCT GAAAAAGCTCCTTATGAAGCTCAGTCTGCAAAAGCAAAGACCGAGTATGAAAAACAGATGAAAATCTATGACAAAAAGCAG AGTGCACCTGATGATGGTGATGAAGAGTCAGAGAGGTCAAGATCTGAAGTGCATGATGAAGACGATGAAGCTAGTGGGGAG GAGGCGCAGCCGAAAGCGGAGGAAGCAGAGGAGGAAGAGGTGGATGACGAGGATGAAGGGGAGGATGAAGGTGAAGATGAGGAAGATGATGATTGA
- the LOC101313334 gene encoding UPF0420 protein-like codes for MPCCALQLSLPIYSSRNIPNFRACHSRITCCSSSSSQSDDNGGNRGQPHVILVERYGDGTAKRYLVDDELQVQTFVEEPSPKPDTTSHSSHFSNTELSWLPDIVKDFIFPAGFPGSVSDDYLLYMLLQFPTNVTAWICQTLVTSSLLKAVGVGSFSGSTAAASAAAIRWVSKDGIGAVGRFFIGGRFGNLFDDDPKQWRLYADFIGSAGSIFDLTTPLYPAYFLPLASLGNLTKAVARGLKDPSFRVIQSHFAISGNLGDIAAKEEVWEVTAQLLGLGLGILFLDTPGLVKSYSTLVTTWMAMRLLHLWLRYQSLSVLQFNSINLKRACILVKSHIIYSVVPGISSCNKEENILLWPRFMAPRITFGVPLEEMISGEKAAPTVKALLKLYAKEKYILVVNRQRSDFEVFVSFKVGATSMSVLRGLWQAYWLHENWNTSSVALEQLAQSHLEMEDRFEDFIQQLNGIGWDTLQINLKVPKEISLDELNTI; via the exons ATGCCTTGTTGCGCTCTACAGCTATCCCTCCCCATTTATTCTTCTAGAAACATTCCCAATTTCAGAGCTTGCCACTCTCGAATCACGTGCTGCTCCTCCTCTTCTTCTCAGTCCGACGACAATGGCGG GAACCGAGGCCAGCCCCATGTGATTTTGGTAGAGAGATATGGAGATGGCACTGCTAAAAG GTATTTGGTAGATGATGAACTGCAAGTACAAACATTTGTAGAGGAACCTAGTCCAAAACCTGATACGACGTCTCACAGCTCGCATTTCTCTAATACCGAGTTATCGTGGCTTCCGGATATTGTTAAAGATTTTATCTTTCCTGCTGGCTTCCCAG GATCTGTTTCTGATGATTATTTATTGTACATGTTGTTACAGTTCCCTACTAATGTTACTGCATGGATCTGTCAAACTTTAGTCACCTCTAGTCTACTAAAG GCTGTCGGTGTTGGCTCTTTCTCTGGCAGTACTGCTGCTGCTTCGGCTGCTGCTATCAG ATGGGTTTCAAAAGATGGAATAGGAGCTGTTGGACGCTTTTTTATCG GTGGGCGATTTGGAAACCTTTTTGATGATGATCCAAAGCAGTGGCGCTTATATGCGGACTTCATTGGCAGTGCAGGAAG CATTTTTGATCTTACCACACCACTGTATCCTGCCTATTTCCTGCCATTGGCATCTCTTGGAAATCTTACCAAG GCTGTTGCTAGAGGACTAAAAGATCCTTCATTCCGTGTGATTCAAAGTCATTTTGCAATTTCGGGAAATCTGGGAGATATAGCAGCAAAG GAAGAAGTTTGGGAAGTAACTGCTCAGCTGCTTGGCCTTGGTTTGGGCATATTGTTCCTG GATACACCTGGCCTTGTAAAATCATACTCGACTCTGGTGACTACATGGATGGCCATGCGGCTTCTGCACCTCTGGTTGCGCTATCAATCACTATCAGTCCTCCAATTTAATTCA ATAAATCTTAAGCGTGCTTGTATATTGGTAAAATCACACATAATATACTCTGTGGTTCCTG GTATTAGTAGTTGCAATAAGGAAGAAAACATATTATTGTGGCCAAGATTCATGGCACCACGAATTACATTTGGTGTGCCCTTGGAAGAGATGATTTCTGGGGAGAAAGCTGCTCCAACG GTTAAGGCACTTCTGAAACTATATGCAAAGGAGAAGTATATTCTTGTAGTGAACCGACAAAGAAGTGACTTTGAGGTCTTTGTGTCGTTTAAG GTAGGAGCTACAAGTATGTCCGTCTTACGAGGTTTATGGCAAGCTTATTGGTTACATGAGAACTGGAATACCTCAAGTGTCGCACTCGAACAGCTTGCACAAAGTCATTTGGAGATGGAAGATAGGTTCGAGGACTTCATCCAACAGCTGAATGGAATTGGCTGGGATACACTTCAAATTAACTTGAAGGTCCCCAAGGAAATTTCCCTCGATGAATTGAACACCATTTGA
- the LOC101298807 gene encoding uncharacterized protein LOC101298807, producing MRKSFKDSLKALEADIQFANTLASDYPREYDGGCLQMRLSYSPAAQFFLFLIQWTDCHLAGALGLLRILIYRAYEDGKTTMSIQERKASLKEFYSVIFPSLLQLQRKLTDVEERKQREICSKYKRKDETDKGKLSEIELEREEECGICMEMNSKVVLPNCSHSLCMKCYRNWRTRSQSCPFCRDSLKRVDSCELWIYTSNNEIADLSAISRENLKRLFIYIDKLPLLVPNRGIVSYDVYR from the exons ATGCGAAAGTCATTCAAGGATTCGCTTAAGGCGCTTGAAGCTGATATTCAGTTTGCCAATACTTT GGCTTCAGATTATCCAAGAGAATATGATGGGGGTTGCCTCCAAATGAGATTATCATACAGCCCCGCCGCCCAATTCTTTCTGTTTCTGATTCAATGGACTGATTGCCACCTTGCTGGTGCCTTAGGATTGCTTAGGATTCTTATATACAGG GCATATGAGGATGGGAAGACCACCATGTCAATTCAAGAAAGAAAAGCTAGTTTAAAAGAGTTCTACA GTGTAATATTTCCCTCATTATTGCAACTTCAAAGGAAACTGACTGATGTAGAAGAGAGGAAACAGAGAGAAATCTGTTCCAAGTACAAGAGGAAAGATGAGACGGACAAAGGAAAGCTCTCTGAAATTGAGTTGGAGCGAGAAGAAGAATGTGGTATTTGCATGGAGATGAACAGCAAGGTCGTATTGCCCAATTGCAGTCACTCTTTGTGCATGAAGTGCTACCGGAACTG GCGCACACGCTCGCAGTCCTGCCCCTTCTGCCGGGACAGCCTCAAAAGAGTCGACTCGTGTGAACTCTGGATCTACACCAGCAACAATGAGATTGCTGATCTGTCTGCAATCTCAAGGGAGAATTTGAAGAGACTGTTTATCTACATTGATAAGCTGCCTCTCCTGGTTCCAAATCGTGGGATTGTTTCTTATGACGTTTATCGATAA
- the LOC101313043 gene encoding probable envelope ADP,ATP carrier protein, chloroplastic-like: MTEDHPILSWRPIPALSLTASHSLSVDHDPLWKTSHLTYGVSSAGTGIRCNFACISVAEKREQHKEFAPSAAQLLKHPLAILACVPKDLALFCAGAVAGAAAKTVTAPLDRIKILMQTHGVRVGQESAKKAISFVEAIAMIGKEEGLKGYWKGNLPQVIRIIPYSAVQLFAYEAYKKFFTGKDGELSLLGRLAAGACAGMTSTFVTYPLDVLRLRLAVEPGYRTMTEIALTMLREEGFASFYYGLGPSLIGIAPYIAVNFCVFDLVKKSLPEEFRNKAEASLLTGLVSASLATLTCYPLDTVRRQMQMRGTPYKNVLDAIPGIVARDGLIGLYRGFLPNALKTLPNSSIRLTTYDMVKRLIVTSQKEFQRIVEENSSEQQQKAS; encoded by the exons ATGACCGAAGACCACCCCATTCTCTCATGGCGCCCCATCCCAGCCCTATCCCTAACCGCCTCCCACTCTCTCTCCGTTGACCACGACCCCCTCTGGAAGACCTCCCACCTCACTTACGGCGTCTCCTCCGCCGGCACCGGAATTCGCTGCAATTTCGCCTGCATTTCCGTCGCCGAGAAGCGCGAGCAGCATAAGGAGTTCGCGCCCTCCGCCGCGCAGCTCCTGAAGCATCCACTCGCCATACTCGCTTGCGTCCCCAAGGACCTGGCGCTGTTCTGCGCCGGAGCTGTTGCAGGCGCCGCGGCCAAGACCGTCACGGCGCCGCTTGACCGCATCAAGATTCTTATGCAG ACTCATGGGGTGCGAGTTGGGCAAGAAAGTGCTAAGAAGGCTATTAGTTTTGTTGAG GCCATAGCAATGATAGGGAAGGAAGAAGGACTTAAAGGGTACTGGAAAGGAAACCTTCCACAG GTGATACGGATCATCCCTTATAGTGCTGTTCAGCTTTTTGCGTATGAAGCTTACAAG AAATTTTTTACTGGAAAAGATGGTGAGCTCTCTCTTCTTGGAAGACTAGCAGCAGGTGCTTGTGCAGGGATGACATCCACTTTT GTCACATATCCATTAGATGTCTTGAGGTTACGTTTAGCAGTTGAACCAGGGTACCGAACTATGACTGAG ATTGCCTTAACCATGCTACGAGAGGAAGGATTTGCATCCTTCTATTATGGTCTTGGACCTTCTCTTATTGGAATAGCTCCATACATTGCTGTCAATTTTTGTGTCTTTGACTT GGTGAAAAAGTCTTTACCAGAGGAATTTCGAAATAAAGCTGAAGCATCTCTATTAACGGGTTTGGTCTCAGCTTCCCTTGCCACACTCACATGCTATCCTTTGGACACTGTGAGAAGACAGATGCAAATGAGGGGCACTCCTTACAAGAATGTTTTGGATGCAATTCCAG GTATTGTGGCTCGTGATGGACTCATAGGCTTGTATAGGGGTTTCTTACCTAATGCTTTGAAAACTCTACCAAACAGCAG CATTAGGCTTACTACTTACGACATGGTCAAACGTCTGATTGTGACCAGTCAGAAGGAGTTTCAGCGAATTGTGGAGGAAAATAGCAGTGAACAACAGCAGAAGGCTAGCTGA